The following DNA comes from Terriglobia bacterium.
CGGGCGGACACCTGACCACCTTCGAAATCGATCATCAGAGATTCACTGAGGCGCGCCAGCACTTTGAAGAAGCCGGCGTCGCGCATCTGGTGACCCAGATTGAAGGCGACGCCCACGAAAACGTGAAGAAACTGCAAGGGCCCATTGACGTGGTCTTTATCGACGCCGACAAGGACGGATATGTAGATTATCTACATAAGTTGTTGCCGCTGGTCCGGCCCGGCGGATTGGTCCTTGCCCATAATATCAATATGGCGCCTGATTACGTTCGCGCCGTTACCACGAACCCCGATCTGCAAACCATTTTCTACATGCAGGGCGCGGGACTTGGCGTAACCCTGAAGAAACGCTGACGACGCGGACCCAAGCGCGCGCTTTGCCCGTTTGCGGCCGTCTACCGGGAAGTGCCGGTAGAGGCCGGGACCGGCGCAGGAACGGGACGTTTTTCCAGGGCCAGGTCGATGGCCTCGCGCATGGTCTTGACGTAGCGAAGTTGTACGCCCTCGATCATGTCGCCCTGCAAATCCTCTTTAACATTGGGCTCATTGTCCGCCGGCAGCAGCACTTCTGTGACGCCGGCGCGTCTGGCCGCCAGGACTTTTTCCTTGATGCCGCCGACCGGCAGCACCTGTCCGCTGAGGGTGATTTCGCCCGTCATGGCCAAACGCGAGCGGATGGGCCGATGCGATAGAGCGGAAACCAGCGCGGACGCCATGGTGATGCCTGCCGATGGTCCGTCTTTGGGAATCGCCCCGGCGGGCACGTGGATGTGAATGTCCTGGTTCTGAAAGAAATCCGGATCAATACCGTAGTCATCCGCGTGCGCGCGGACCCAGGCCAGGGCCGCCTGCATGGATTCCTGCATCACTTTGCCCACGTGTCCGGTCATGGTGAAATTCTTGCCTCCCTTCATGGAGGTGACTTCGACAAACAGGATGTCGCCTCCCGAGGGAGTCCAGGCCAGCCCCACCGCCACGCCGGGCTGGCGGGTGCGCTCGATGAGTTCCGTTTCCATGCGGAATTTCTGGACGCCTAGGAAATCCGCAAGGTTCTCGGGTGTCACAATCAGTTTTTCCGGATGTCCTTCGGCGATCCTGCGGGCCTGTTTGCGGCACAGAGTGGCGATCTCGCGCTCCAGGTTGCGCACGCCCGCCTCGCGCGTGTAATGGCGGCTGATGGCTGAAATTGCTTCCCGGGTGAACTCGATCTGCTCGCCCAGCTTGATGCCGTGCTCCTCGGCCTGCTTGGGGATCAGGTGACGGATGGCAATCTCGATCTTTTCCTCCTCGGTATAGCCCTGAAGTTCCAGCATCTCCATGCGGTCGAGCAGGGGTGGCGGAATGGTATCCAGCACGTTGGCGGTGCAGATGAACAGCACTTTCGAGAGGTCAAACTGCACGTCAAGATAGTTGTCGCGGAAGTGCGAGTTCTGCTCCGGATCCAGCACTTCCAGCAGCGCGGAAGATGGGTCGCCGCGGAAGTCGCGCCCGATCTTGTCCACCTCATCCAGCATGAAGACGGGATCGCGCGTTTCGGCGCGGCGGATGCCCTGCATGATCTGGCCGGGAAGCGCGCCGATGTAAGTCCGGCGGTGCCCGCGGATTTCCGCTTCGTCATGGATCCCGCCGAGCGACATTCGGATGAATTTCCGGTCGAGCGCCTTGGCGATGGACCGGCCGAGTGACGTCTTGCCCACGCCCGGCGGCCCCACAAAGCAGAGCAGGGGACCTTTCATCTCGGGCTTCAGTTGCAGGACGGACAAATAGTCAAGGATCCTTTCCTTGATCTTTTCCAGATCGTAGTGGTCGGTTTCCAGCACTGCCTTGGCTTTGTTGACGTCCACTTTCAATTCGCCAACCTGTTTCCAGGGCAGCACCACCAGCCAGTCGAGGTAGGTGCGCGTGACGTGATAGTCGGCAGCCGCGGGCGACATTTTGGCCAGGCGGCTTAGCTCCCGCAGCGCTTCCTTGCGGGCCTCTTCCGTCATCCCCGCAGCTTCGATCTTCTTGCGCAATTCATCAATTTCCTGATGCTCGTCGGCTTCGCCCAGTTCTTTCTGAATCGCCTTCATCTGCTCGCGCAGGTAATACTCGCGCTGGCTCTGCGTCACCTGGTCCTGAACATCAGACTGAATCTTGGAGCGGAGCTGCAGCACCTCAACCTCACGGGCCAGCAGGTGGTTCAAGCGGTCGAGCCTGGAATTGAGGTCCAGGCTCTCCAGCAATTCCTGCTTTTCCGTGCTCGAGAGCGAAGGGAGATTGGCGGCGATAAAGTCTCCCAGGCGGCCGGGATCGTCAATGTTCATCACCACGGTCTGCAGATCGTCGGAGAGCGTGGGAGAAAGCTGAACGGCCTGTTGGAAAAGGGTCGTAACGCTGCGCACCAGCGCATCGAAGTCGGCTTTCTTGTCGTCCGGAACAACGTCTGGCAGCGCCTTCACCTTGGCGCGGATGAAGGGTTCCATCTGGAGAACTTCTTCCAGCGCAATCCGCTGCAGCCCCTCGACAAAAATAAAAAGGCTCTGCGTTGGAAGTTTGATGATCTTGTGGACAAATGCCACCGTGCCGATCTGATAGAGGTCCGTTGGCTGGGGAGTGTCCACGCGCGGGTCACGCTGCGCGATCACGCCGATGAACTTTTCGCCTTCTGGCAGCGAGTTGATCAGTTCCAGCGAGCTTTCCCGGCCCACCGTCAGCGGCAAAATCGCATTGGGAAACAGGACGGTGTCCCGGACCGGCAGAATGGCCAGATTTTCGAAGTCGGCGGTTTTCTTGATTTTGTCATTCATCTTCGGGCATCCCCGGACACACGAATTTGGGCGCTGCTCTCAGTTCTGCGTTTGCATTTTATCAAAAGCTTTTCAGTTGCCAACATTTTATCACGCAGCGATTGAGAGACAGACTCACCAGGCCGAAGCCGGAAGGACACCGGGCACGGCCTTGCTTGAGTTGTAGAGCCCTCTGTTAGCTTTCGATGCGCCCCTCGGCTAAAGGGTTCATGGGGTGCGTGCAAGAGCTTGCCGGATGAGCTCCAGCAAAACTCATACGGCCTGAAACGGTGAGCATGGGGCTAGTCGGTTGCCCCCCAGGGAGATCTCCGGTTTGTTTTTTGGGCATTCCTGTTTGTTTTCAGCAACTTCTCAGCTTTATTTTTCAAAATAACATCTTTTTTGTCCCATTTTGTTACTTTTAGTCCCGGAAAACTCGACCCTTGCAGGCACTGAAAGGAGACTACCATGCTAGGCCAGTACGTGTCAAGCAAAATCCACCCTCTGTCGCTGCGAAGTGAAAAGTTCCGGTATGAGCAAAGTAGAAACTTCCGCTTTGGACGGTAGAAGGAGCGGTAGCGCAGACCGTCGGTGTTGCGGTCTGCGGTTTTTAATCTGAAAAGTACCGCGGACTTCAACAGGCGAAAGTCCCCGCTACCCTCCTGCGGATCCCGCGCGTCCACCGAGTCATTCTGAGGCCGGTTTGTGGCCGAAGAATCCGCTTTTAAGCCGATGCTCAGTTCCCCAGGAAAGTAGCCATGCCGATTCCTGGAGCCAGCCGTCTGCGCGACGCGCGTCCTCAGGGAGCATTCCACTCGAGGGCATAGATTTCCTCAATGCTGGTGTCGAGCAGAAGCATCGGTGAGTCATCAGGTGCAAGCCCCGTCCAGTCGCCAGCGATGCTCAATCCCGCGAGACTCGCGACCTGATCGACCTTTCCATCCCGCACCCGCAGGCGGTAGAAGCCGGTGCAGATGCGGTCATTGAAGTAAACGTATTTGCTGTCTCGCGACCAGTTTGGGTAGCCAATCGCCATCTTCACCAGCTCTTGCCACTTCTGACTTTTAAAATCAAAGAGCGTCAGGCGTGTGGAATCGTGCGGCATCGCCACCAGGTACCTGCCGTCGGGGGACCAGCGCGCGGAAAATAGATTCTCCGACCCGGGTACCGCGGTAATCTGCCGTGTCTTTAGGTCCACGATCTCGAGTTCGCGCTCCTGTGGCGAGGGGACTTCCGCGAAAGGATTCTTGGAGAAAACCAGGCGCTTGCCGTCCGGTGACCAGACGGGGTCAATCTCTTCGGCGGCACCTTGCGGCAACACTCGCTCAGGTTCCCCGCCTTCGGCGGGCACGACATAAATCTTCGGGGCTTCCCCGGGCCTCCAGCCGACAAACGCAATTTGTCTCGCATCCGGTGACCAGCGGGGCATAAACGCCTGAAGTGGAGGAAAGGTGAGTTGAAGCTTGCTGCTTCCATCCGCCTCGCTGCGCCAGAGACTACTTTCAGGATAAGAACGATACGCGATCCATTTGCCGGTTTTCGTGAAATCCACGTGCTCAATGGACGCACCACCAAGGTAGGGGACGAAACTCTTCGACCGCGCTTCATATCGAGCCAGTTTGCCCCGGCGCTGGATACCCAACGTGAACATCCTCTTGCCATCCCTGCTCAGGACCGGAGACTGCATGTCGATCGGCCCGGGGGTTAGCTGGACGGGCTGATGCGCAGCGCGCCTGAATAGGCCAGTCTTTTGCGGCAGCGCCCACAATGCCGTGATGCCGTTGCGTGTCGCCTGAAAGATGAGGTATCTGCCGTCCGGCGTCCACAGCCCGCAGCACTCAGCGGGAGGACTGTTCCAACCGGGCAGTATCTGGTGGAGATTGGTACCGTCTGCCCCCAACTCCCACAAAGATTGGGCGCCGGTCTTTGCGTTCAGGGCTGTAATCCCCAAGTGCGAGCTATCCGGCGACCAATGAACAGCAAAGCCAACGCCCGGCAGGCTCACAAGTTTTTTTGCACCCGAGCCGTCCGGCCTGGCCGTGTAGAGGTCGTCCCCCCTGGCAAAAGCGATTCGCTGCATATCCTGCGACCACGCGGCAGTTCGAGGGTTCAGGTTTACCATCAAATTGCCCACGCGTCGTGGCGATCCTGCCAGGACGGGCACGACCCAAAATGGCGCCATGTCGGCCGTCGTTGTGAACTGAG
Coding sequences within:
- a CDS encoding class I SAM-dependent methyltransferase, with protein sequence MENTIRRISILTGILLAMSTAAFGQQSRYSNPPLARTAAEKKILAVLDRMVKNHETYLSVPQEDGEALWVLTEAAGAKRVAEIGTSTGYSGLWFSMALTATGGHLTTFEIDHQRFTEARQHFEEAGVAHLVTQIEGDAHENVKKLQGPIDVVFIDADKDGYVDYLHKLLPLVRPGGLVLAHNINMAPDYVRAVTTNPDLQTIFYMQGAGLGVTLKKR
- the lon gene encoding endopeptidase La; this encodes MNDKIKKTADFENLAILPVRDTVLFPNAILPLTVGRESSLELINSLPEGEKFIGVIAQRDPRVDTPQPTDLYQIGTVAFVHKIIKLPTQSLFIFVEGLQRIALEEVLQMEPFIRAKVKALPDVVPDDKKADFDALVRSVTTLFQQAVQLSPTLSDDLQTVVMNIDDPGRLGDFIAANLPSLSSTEKQELLESLDLNSRLDRLNHLLAREVEVLQLRSKIQSDVQDQVTQSQREYYLREQMKAIQKELGEADEHQEIDELRKKIEAAGMTEEARKEALRELSRLAKMSPAAADYHVTRTYLDWLVVLPWKQVGELKVDVNKAKAVLETDHYDLEKIKERILDYLSVLQLKPEMKGPLLCFVGPPGVGKTSLGRSIAKALDRKFIRMSLGGIHDEAEIRGHRRTYIGALPGQIMQGIRRAETRDPVFMLDEVDKIGRDFRGDPSSALLEVLDPEQNSHFRDNYLDVQFDLSKVLFICTANVLDTIPPPLLDRMEMLELQGYTEEEKIEIAIRHLIPKQAEEHGIKLGEQIEFTREAISAISRHYTREAGVRNLEREIATLCRKQARRIAEGHPEKLIVTPENLADFLGVQKFRMETELIERTRQPGVAVGLAWTPSGGDILFVEVTSMKGGKNFTMTGHVGKVMQESMQAALAWVRAHADDYGIDPDFFQNQDIHIHVPAGAIPKDGPSAGITMASALVSALSHRPIRSRLAMTGEITLSGQVLPVGGIKEKVLAARRAGVTEVLLPADNEPNVKEDLQGDMIEGVQLRYVKTMREAIDLALEKRPVPAPVPASTGTSR
- a CDS encoding winged helix-turn-helix domain-containing protein; protein product: MSGTEAGGRKVRFGVFELDPQTGELRKGGLRIRLQEQPFRVLATLLERPGELVTRDELRKKLWPEDTFVDFDQGLGTAIRKLREALGDTADNPRFIETLPRRGYRFIGTVERIDRSSSPLHEESAQVREGAAPPRRWATVAALAGLLAGAFWLSRPSAKPQVTGMVRLTNDGQAKSGPLLSDGSRIYFGEGNYPSLEMAQVSVHGGEVAPAAAISVPQAVPLDISPDGSEFLITQFTTTADMAPFWVVPVLAGSPRRVGNLMVNLNPRTAAWSQDMQRIAFARGDDLYTARPDGSGAKKLVSLPGVGFAVHWSPDSSHLGITALNAKTGAQSLWELGADGTNLHQILPGWNSPPAECCGLWTPDGRYLIFQATRNGITALWALPQKTGLFRRAAHQPVQLTPGPIDMQSPVLSRDGKRMFTLGIQRRGKLARYEARSKSFVPYLGGASIEHVDFTKTGKWIAYRSYPESSLWRSEADGSSKLQLTFPPLQAFMPRWSPDARQIAFVGWRPGEAPKIYVVPAEGGEPERVLPQGAAEEIDPVWSPDGKRLVFSKNPFAEVPSPQERELEIVDLKTRQITAVPGSENLFSARWSPDGRYLVAMPHDSTRLTLFDFKSQKWQELVKMAIGYPNWSRDSKYVYFNDRICTGFYRLRVRDGKVDQVASLAGLSIAGDWTGLAPDDSPMLLLDTSIEEIYALEWNAP